TTCCACCAAAACTATGAAGATTTGGATGTTACTTATGAAGATTACCGTAAAGCTTATGAGGCTATTTTTACACGTGCTGGCCTTGAGTTTAAGGGTATCATCGGTGATGGTGGTGCTATGGGTGGTAAGGATTCCCAAGAATTTATGGCTGTCACTCCTGAGCGTACAGACCTTAATCGTTGGGTAGTTCTTGATAAGTCAATTGCTTCATTGGATGAGATTCCAGAAGATGTCATGGAAGAAATCAAGAATGAATTGACATCATGGTTGGTATCTGGTGAAGATACAATTGCCTACTCTACAGAGTCAAGCTATGCAGCGAACCTTGAGATGGCAACAAATGCCTACACACCAGCGACTAAGGTTGTGACTCAAGAAGAAGTGACTCGAGTTGAAACGCCAGACTGCAAATCAATTGATGAAGTTGCTGCTTTCTTGAATGTTCCAGAAGAACAAACCATCAAGACTTTGCTTTTCATTGCTGATGATGAACCAGTAGTGGCTCTTCTCGTCGGTAATGATCAGGTTAATGATGTGAAGTTGAAAAACTACCTTGCTGCTGATTTCCTCGAACCAGCTACGGAAGATGAAGCACGTCAAGTCTTTGGTGCTAACTTCGGTTCCCTTGGTCCAGTTAACCTTCCTGAAAATGTTCGCATCGTTGCGGACCGTAAGGTTCAAGATGTGGCTAATGCGGTTGTTGGAGCTAACGAAGATGGTTACCACTTGACAGGGGTTAACCCAGAGCGTGACTTCAAGGCAGAATACGTTGATATTCGTGAAGTTAAAGAGGGTGAAATTTCTCCAGACGGTCAAGGTGTCCTTCAGTTTGCGCGTGGTATCGAGATTGGTCATATCTTTAAACTTGGGACACGTTACTCTGAAAGTATGGGTGCTAACGTTCTTGATGAAAATGGCCGTGCTGTTCCAATTATCATGGGATGTTACGGTATCGGCGTTAGCCGTATCTTGTCAGCTGTGATTGAACAACATGCACGTCTCTTTGTTAACAAGACACCAAAAGGTCAATACCGCTATGCATGGGGAATTAACTTCCCTAAAGAATTGGCTCCATATGATGTTCACTTGATCACAGTTAACACTAAGGATGAAGAAGCCAATGCTTTGACAGAACGTTTGGAAGCAACTCTTATGGCTGAAGGTTATGATGTCTTGACAGATGATCGTAATGAGCGTGTCGGTTCTAAATTCTC
The DNA window shown above is from Streptococcus salivarius and carries:
- a CDS encoding proline--tRNA ligase, with protein sequence MKQSKMLIPTLREMPSDAQVISHALMVRAGYVRQVSAGIYAYMPLANRAIEKFKTIMREEFEKIGAVEMLAPALLTADLWRESGRYETYGEDLYKLKNRDKSDFILGPTHEETFTALVRDAVKSYKQLPLNLYQIQSKYRDEKRPRNGLLRTREFIMKDAYSFHQNYEDLDVTYEDYRKAYEAIFTRAGLEFKGIIGDGGAMGGKDSQEFMAVTPERTDLNRWVVLDKSIASLDEIPEDVMEEIKNELTSWLVSGEDTIAYSTESSYAANLEMATNAYTPATKVVTQEEVTRVETPDCKSIDEVAAFLNVPEEQTIKTLLFIADDEPVVALLVGNDQVNDVKLKNYLAADFLEPATEDEARQVFGANFGSLGPVNLPENVRIVADRKVQDVANAVVGANEDGYHLTGVNPERDFKAEYVDIREVKEGEISPDGQGVLQFARGIEIGHIFKLGTRYSESMGANVLDENGRAVPIIMGCYGIGVSRILSAVIEQHARLFVNKTPKGQYRYAWGINFPKELAPYDVHLITVNTKDEEANALTERLEATLMAEGYDVLTDDRNERVGSKFSDSDLIGLPIRVTVGKKASEGVVEVKIKATGDTIEVNADNLIETLAILTTEQDA